The segment GGCTGGAAAACTATTTGGTATTCCCGTATCAGGCACTCATGCACATGCGATGATACAGGCTTATCAAGATGAATATATGGCATTTAAAAAATATGCAGCAGCACATAAGGACTGTGTGTTTTTGGTGGATACCTATGATACATTACGTTCAGGTGTGCCAAATGCTATACGCGTGGCGAAGGAGCTAGGTAATACAATTAATTTTATCGGTATTCGTTTAGATAGCGGTGATTTGGCATATCTTTCGAAAATGGCAAGAAAAATGCTAGATGATGCAGGCTTTACACAAGCAAAAATTATGGCTTCAAATGATTTAGATGAATATACAATTATGCATTTAAAATCGCAGGGAGCTCAAATTAATGCTTGGGGAATTGGCACAAAGCTTATTACAGCATACGATCAAGCTGCTCTTGGTGGCGTCTATAAATTAGTTTCCATTGAAAATGGGGACGGCGAACTGGTTGATACGATTAAAATTTCAGCTAATCCTGAAAAGGTGACAACTCCTGGGCGTAAGCGTGTTTACCGTATTATTAATAATGAGAATGGTCATGCTGAGGGGGACTATATTGCATTGGATGAGGAAAATATTCAGCAAGTAGAACGGTTAAAAATGTTCCACCCTATTCATACGTATATTAGTAAATTTGTCACCAATTTTACGGCGATTGAATTGCATGACAGTATTATAGAAAACGGCAAGATTGTTTATAAGGAACCGACACTGCAAGAAATACAGGCATATGCAAAGGAAAGCTTGCAATTGCTATGGTGTGAGTATAAGCGAACACTCAATCCAGAAGAATATCCTGTCGATTTAAGTCAGGCTTGCTGGGACAATAAAATGGCAAGTATTCAAGCAGTAAAGGAAAAGGTTTCAAGAAGAATGAAAATGTAAAAGACAACGGCAGGAGGAAATGACAATGGCGAGAATAGGCATCTATGGTTCATCCTTTGATCCAATTACTAATGTTCACCTTTGGACAGCTAGCACAGTTGCACATCGCTGTAAGCTAGATCAGGTTATTTTTTTACCTTGTTCAAGTAAACGTAAGGATAAAACCATTCAAACAAAGGATATGCATCGTTGGAATATGCTACAGCTAGCAATAGCCAAGGACGAACGTTTTATTGCGGATTCCTATGAAATGGAACAAGAGGGCTGGAATATCTACACATACGATACAATGAAATATTTTCGAGTAAAGCATCCAAATGATGAGGTACATTTTATTATGGGTGCAGATTTATTGGCGGATATCGGTGCAGGGTTATGGAAAAAAGGTGATGCACTTGTAGCGGAAAATAAATTTATTGTGATGGCAAGGCATGGTATTGATATGCTATCAACCATTAGTCGTTCTCCTATTTTAAGAAACAATGATGATGGGCGATTTCACCTTATTGATAAGGGCTTAGCTATGGAAATTAGCTCCACCTACATTCGAGAGGAATTTGCCATGGGCGGAGAACCAAGATACCTCCTGCCAGATGCATGCTATGACTATATTAAAGAGCATCAGCTTTATCAGAAGTCATAAAGGGGCTGTCCCATAAGTCCTTAAAATAAATCTGGAGGAGAAAAACATCACGTTTTTCCCCTCCAGATTTTTTGTCTATTCGCTTGTTCCCTGAAAGTAGCTGACGGATGGCAGCTACTTTCAGGAGATTGTGGGCTAATGCCACAATCCCAAATTCCACGTGGACCTTATCAAGGCCCCGTAATAGGAATCGACGGAACGACCGATTGCCCTTGATGTGACCGAACACACTTTCTACCTCGATTTTACGTCGAGCATAGATGGCGGCTTTTTCTTCACATTCAAGGGCTGCTTTTGCCTTTGCCTTCATTTCTTCAAATACGGTATTCCAATGAACCTGACGATTACCTTTTGCTGTTGTACATTGTGCCTTTAATGGGCAATCTGAACAATCTTCACATTCGTAGATTTTATAGCTTTGCTGAAATCCCGAGGCATTCTTTTTGTTTTGATATTTTTTAAATAGCACCTTGCGTCCATTCGGGCAAATAAACCAATCGTCCTTTTCCTGATAGTCCCAATTTTTCGCATTCTTGATATTATTTTTATACTTGCGCGTGTTTTCTTTTAAATATGTATTATATGGAATTAAATAATCAAAACGTGGCTCTTTTTCTTCCCCTATTGCATATAAGTAATTTTCTTCGCTGCCATATCCTGCATCGGCGATGACGGTTTTTGGCATTGGCAAAGTAGACGCTGCTAGTTTTTCCAAATGAGGAATAAAACAGCGCGTATCTGTTGGGCGTTGATGGATGGAATAATATAAAATAAATTGATTCTCCGTTGCCATTTGAACATTGTAGCCGGGTTTCAATTGACCGTTTTTCATGTGATCTTCTTTCATGCGCATAAACGTGGCATCCGTATCCGTTTTTGAAAAACTATTGCGATCGCCAAATGTCTCATGATACGCTTGATATTTTTGAATGCGTGGGATGAAATTTTCTTGAATTAGTTTGATCGGTTTCTTTAACGCACTTCGACGTGAACGGAGTTCTTTTCGAACAGACACCTCTTTGGTCGCTTCGATTTCAGCTGTTAAGGTATTTACTTGTGTTTCTAATTGATGGGAAAGGGTTGTCAATTGTCCTGACGTTACATCTTCCTCCGGAATCTCCTCCAGTTCCATTTCTTCTGTCTGGGCAAGTTCGTGAATGTGCTGAAGGTTTTCCTTGATTTTCTCTTTCAGTTTTTCTTCAAAACGGACCGTAGATTTTTTCCAAATGAAAGAATACTTATTGGCATTCGCTTCAAGCTTTGTCCCATCCAAGAAGTAGTCCTCAAAGGTAATATATCCTTTCTCAATTAATTGGTGGATCATGTTTTCAAATAACTCATCCATTAGGGTTTTCATACGATAGCCACGAAAAAAGTTGATCGTACGGAAGTCGGGGTTTTGCATGCCTGCTAACCACATCGCGGGAATGCTTTCCCGAATCAATTTTTCAATCCCACGGCAGGAATACACCTTTTGGGAATAGGCGTACAAAATCACTTTCAGCATCATTTTCGGATGATAGGAACTGCGCCCACCACCTAAATAGTGTTGAAAAAGTAGCTCATCTGGAATGTCTTCGATCATTTCATCAACAACACGTGCGACGTGATTCTCAGGAATCAGTTCTTGGAGATCATAAATAAAAAAACTTTGATGATTGTTATACGGTTTGAACGTAGGGGCAAGTTGTCTTTTGGATACAGGTTTTTCTTGTACCTCTAGAAGAAGTGTGGTTTGTGTGGTATACTCTTCATTAGTAATCTTTTGATTGCTCATAAAAAATCGTCCTTTCTACTAGTGATTGTGTGGTACTTTCATTTTACTAGAAGTGGCGATTTTTTTGTTGCCTTTTTTAGAAAAATTAAAAGGGGTGTCGCAAAAGGTCAGTTTTCACTGACTTTTTGGACAGCCCCTTTATTTTGAACAGATGGTGAATTTTATCATATCTCACCTTTTGTAAGCTATAATAAAATAATATGGACAATAAAATGTTTTGAATGTTAGAAAGGAATTCATGAATGTGCAGCTTACATTAACATTTCTTATTTTAGGAGCAACAATCTTTGCATTTATTACCAATAAAATACGAGCAGACCTTGTAGCTCTTATCTCACTTTTGGCATTTGTCATTACAGATATTTTAACGCCTGCTGAAGCATTAGCTGGCTTTTCCAACTCTGTTGTGCTAATGATTGCAGGGCTATTTGTCGTGGGTGCTGGTATTTTACGTACAGGTCTTGCAGGGATGGCAGGGCAATTACTGCTTAAATGGTCAGGCAATAGTGAGCTAAAATTATTTGTATTGCTGCTGATTATTGTAGGAACAGTTGGGGCATTTATGAGTAATACAGGTACTGTAGCATTAATGATGCCAATTGTCGTTAGTATCGCTATTAGTATGAAGGTGAGCCCTTCTAAATTTTTATTACCATTATCTTATGTGGCAAGCTTATCAGGGCTTATGACATTAATTGCATCACCAACCAATTTAATTGTAAATCAGCTACTAATTGATCGAGGCTATAGTAAGCTAGGTTTTTTTGAAATAACACCTATTGGCATTGTTGGAATGATAGCAGGGATTAGCTACTTAGTGCTTGTGCGCAATATTTTATTACCAAAAGATCAAAATCGTACACAGACAAATGAAGGCTATAAGCTTTCACCTAAAAAAATTATTAAACAATATGATTTAAACAACCGTCTTTTTAAAGTTTTTGTACCAGATGATTCACCGATTATTGAAACATCATTGGCAGAATTAAAGCTGCCAGCGAAGTATACACTTTGTATGATGAAAATTCATCGGAAATCACAGGAGGGCATCAATTTACTGCCAATGACCTATCAGGAAATGGCGGGTCCTACCAGCGTGATTCATGCTAAGGATGAGCTATATGTCCAAGGTGAGGAAGAGGATATTCGCCGTTTTGCTGAGGACTATCATCTTGAGGTGCAAGGATTAGTAAAAGGTGAGGCAGATGAATTAGTATCCAAACATCTTGGCATTGCAGAGGTATTGCTCACACCAAATTCAAGCTTTATTAATGAAACAGTTAGTTCTCTTGGTTTCCGTGAGAAATATAACTTAAATATTATTGGTATTAATCGCAGAGGTGGCTATAAGCTTCAGGATATGGTTTCACATAAGCTGAAATTTGGAGATGCGATATTAGTACAAGGTGCATGGGATGAAATTTTGTTACTGGCAAGAGAAACACAGGATGTTGTTGTTGTTGGTCAGCCGAGGGAGCATGCCAGCGTCGCAGCTGCTACAGGAAAAGCGGGTATTGCAGGGATTATTATGCTATTGATGATTATATTAATGGCATTTGAAATTTTCCCAGCCGTTATTTCAGTGATGATTGGCGCTGTGCTTATGATTTTAACAGGATGCTTGCGCAATATGGAAGATGCCTATAGCAATATGAATTTTGAAAGTATTGTATTAGTTGCAGCCATGCTACCAATGGCAACAGCGTTAGAAAAAACAGGAGGCATGACCATTTTGTCTGATGGTATCATTCATGCACTTGGTGATTATGGCCCTTATGGCGTATTAATTGGAGTTTATCTATTAACGGCTGTTTTTGGTCAGTTTATTAGTAATACGGCAACTGCTGTATTATTTGCCCCTATTGCAATGAGCGCTGCTATTGCAATGGAGGTTAGCCCTACAACTTTTATGATTGGCGTAGCAGTAGCGGCAAGTATGGCATTCGCTACCCCAATTGCTTCTCCTACAAATGCATTAGTCATGACAGCGGGTGGCTATAAATTTATGGATTTTGTTAGAATAGGTATTCCACTACAAATCGTGATGTTTATTGTGATGATGGTAGCTATTCCTTTCTTCTTCCCATTTTAAAAATACTAACACGAAGCAGTGCAAATTATGCGCTACTAGTGTTAGTATTTTTTGTTTCGATTAAGCAGATAGCAATGATTTTCTGTGTGAACTCGCTAATTATACCAAGCTGTAATTGGTTTTATAATCTCTGCATATTAGAATAATTTAGGTTTGAAAATCTATATTTTCGATTTTAAAACTCAATATATTCAATTTTACAATTAATAAATGAGCCATTATGATAATGAAAAATAAGAAATTTCTGAATAACCAGAAATTAAAGGGGTTTTCAAAATGATTTATCGTATGGAATCAATAGAGAAAAAGGTTTCTAAAGAATTTGTTGATGCATTTGGCAAAATTAGCACAACCATTATTGGAGATGCTTTAGGTCGTTTTAATTGTATGAGTTCTATTAAACATTTCAATAAGCCGGGTATTCGTTTAAAGGGGACAGCTTTTACAGTAAAAACATCAGCTGGCGATAATTTAATGATTCATAAGGCAATACATATGGCAGAGCCAGGAGATATTATCGTCATTGATGGGGGTGGCTTTGAAAGCCGTGCATTGCTAGGAGAAATTATGAGTTCCATTGGGCAAAAAAGAGGACTTGCTGGATTTGTTGTTGATGGTGCAATTCGTGATCCAGAGGAGATTAAGGAATTAGGCTTTCCCGTATATGCAAAGGGGGCAACACCAGCCGGACCATTTCGTGAAGGGCCAGGTCAAATTAATGTCCCTATTATTTGTGCAGGAGCTATCGTCAATCCGGGAGACTTAATTATTGGTGATGATAATGGAATTACCGTGATTCCTTGTGCACAAGCAAATAACGAAGTATTACAGGAAGCTCTACGAATCGAAGCGATGGAAAAAAATCAACTAGAACAAATTGAAGCAGGCACCCTTAATTACGACTGGATTGATGAAGCTTTAATGAAAAAAGGTGTGTTAGGAGGTACGCGTGTATGACGCTATTAAATGCTGAGGTGTTTAATCATTTATCGGAATCAAAAACTGTCGCAATAAATGATAAAGCAAGGTCATTAATTGAACAAGGGAAGGACGTTATTAACCTAGGTGGAGGAGAGCCAGATTTTGATACGCCGCACAATATTATTAATATTGCTGAGGAAGCGATGAAGGAAGGAAAAACACATTATGTAAATAGTCCAGGAATCCCTGAGTTACGTGAAGCAATTGCTGCTAAATTGCGTAATGTCGATAACTGTAATTATCATGCCTCACAAATTATCGTAACACCAGGTGGAAAGTTAGCACTCTATATCGCACTTATGTCCGTAGTTAATCCAGATGATGAGGTTATTATTGTTAATCCAGCTTGGGTAAGCTATGAGCCACTCATTACAATGGTTGGTGGCAAAACGATTTATGTTAGCCTAGATCAAAAAGACAATTTTACCTTAAAAGGTCACTTAATTGCTGAAGCTTGTACGGCAAAAACAAAGGCAATCATTATTAATACACCAAATAACCCGACAGGAAGAGTATTAAAGCAGGAAGAAATTGCTGAGCTTCGTAAAGTTGCTAAGGAGCATAATTTAATCGTTATTTCTGATGAAGTATATGATCGTTTAACATATGATGGCCACCAATTTATAAGTGTAGCGAGCGACCCTGAGCTATTAACAAGAACGATTACTGTTCAAAGCTTTTCAAAGGGCTATGCAATGACAGGTTGGCGTTTAGGGTACTTAGCATTACCAGAGGAATTATGTAGTGCAGCGCTAAAGGCACAGCAACATATGATGACTTGTACAACATCTTTTGTACAAATTGCAGGTATTGCAGCATTAAAAAATAGTGAAGAAGAAGTAATAAAAATGAAAAATCGCTATGAGGAAAGATTAGATTTTGTGGTGGAGAGCTTAAATAAAATCTCTGGTGTAAAGTGTGAGAAGCCAGAAGGAGCTTTCTATGTATTTCCTGAGATTGACTTTAAAGGCTTTGATTCTTATCAGCTAGCGGAATATTTATTAGAGGAAGTAGGTGTAGCTGTAACGCCTGGAGAGGCGTTTGGTCCAGAATACAAGAAAAATGTTAGAATATCTTGCGCAAATTCAGATGAGCTGTTGAAGGAAGCTATGCAAAGAATGACAAAGGCATTTTCATAAGCACTGACTATTTTTAGCATGATCATATTTGAAAGGAAGGTTAAGACAAGCAATGAATATCGTTATTTTGGATGGCTATACGTTGAATCCAGGCGATTTGAGCTGGGACAAATTATCAGAAGTCGGTGAAGTGACTGTATATGATCGCACACCCAATAATTTAATTGTGGAACGTGCAGCGGAGGCTGAACTCGTTTTAACGAATAAAACGCCACTTACAAAAGAAACCTTTGCACAATTACCAAAATTAAAATATGTGGGGATACTTGCCACTGGGTATGATGTTGTAGACATTGAAGCAGCTAAAGAGCGAAACATCGTTGTAGCAAATATTCCAGCGTATGGAACTCATTCTGTGGCACAAATGGTTTTTGCTTTATTATTAGAGCATTGTCAGCGTGTACAAAGGCATAGTGATGCAGTAAGGGCTGGAGAGTGGACAAATAACCCTGACTGGTGCTTCTGGAATTATCCCTTAACTGAATTAGCAGGTAAAAAATTTGGTATTATTGGCTTTGGACGCATTGGCTATCAAACAGCCCAAATAGCATCAGCATTAGGGATGTCGATTATCGCATATAACCGTCACCAACGTGAAGTAGACCTACCATACTTTCAATGGGCAGATAATTTAACAGATTTATTACAAGAAGCAGATGTTATTAGTTTACATTGTCCATTAACCCCAGAAACAGAAGAAATTATTAATCGAGATAATTTAGCGATAATGAAAGGGTCAGCCATTATTATTAATACGTCTAGAGGGAAGTTAATTAATAATCAAGACCTTGCGGATGCATTAAATAATGAGGTAATTGCAGGAGCAGGCTTAGACGTTTTGGATATTGAGCCACCATCTGCATTAAATCCATTATTATCAGCAAAAAATTGTTTAATAACCCCGCATATTTCATGGGCAACAAAGGAAGCTCGTGGGCGACTACTAGATATGGCAATTGATAATGTGAAAGCGTTTATGGCTGGAACAACGCAAAACATTATATAACCAAAATCTAACTAAAATGATGGATATAATTATATTTCATTGCCTGTAATTACAAATCATCTAAATACAATAGACCTTCATATTTAAAAATGATTATTACTTAAGGAGGGGAATATGCTGTGGCAAAACAAAATGACATAGGTGCAAGAATGGATCGCTTACCCATTTCGAAATGGCATCAAAGTGTATTCTGGTTAATCGGAATCGGGATTTTAATTGATGGCTTTGACAATTATATGGGAGGAGCAGTTTTAGCTCAATTAATTGAAAATGGGTGGTCCAATAACTATTTGAATGCTGCTTTTACATCAGCAACAATGGCAGGGTTATTTATCGGTTCGATTTTAGCAGGGCTTCTTGGTGATCATAAGGGAAGAAAATTTGCCTATCAAATTAATTTATTAATCTTTGGAATAGCTTCAATTGCAGCAGCTTTTGCCACAGATATGGTTACGTTAATTATTTTACGAGGAATTATTGGTATCGGGTTAGGGGCAGAGCTTGTGGTAGGATTTGCAACGTTCCCAGAATTTATCCCAAGTAGGGTGCGAGGGAAATGGTCAGCTAAATTATCATTATTAGCAAACTTTGCACCGCCTATCGCAACTTTAACAGGTTTATTGGTGATGCCTGCTTTAGGGTCAGAGCTAGGCTGGAGAGCAATGTTTATGATTGCTGGGGTAGCAGCATTAATTTTATGGGTTGCTCGTCACGGCTTACCTGAATCACCTCGCTGGTTTGCAGCACGTGGAGAGCTCGATAAAGCTGAGGCTATTCTATCGAAGGTAGAGCAGGATATTGAAAAAGAAACAGGAACTAAATTACCTCCTGTAATGGAAGCGGATATTGATGTAGGCCAAGAAGTTAAAAAAGTTCCGTTTTCAAGCTTATTTAAAGGTAATTTATTAAGAAGAACGATTTTAGGAAGCTTTGTGTTAATTGGGATGAATACAGCTATCTATAGCATTATGACTTGGATTCCTACATTGTTTGTTCAATCAGGAATTACGGTTAGTAAATCATTATTAATGACAACTATTATTTTGTTTGGAGCACCCTTTGGCGTATTTGTAGCTACTAAAATTATTGATAAGTTTCCACGTAAATGGTTAGCAGTTGGATTGCTAGTAACCATTGCCATTCTCGGCTATATTTACGCCTTACAATCCTCCGAGATTTTGATTATGATTATCGGTTTTATTTTGATTACAGTGCTTTATATATATGTTTGTTTATCCTCTGCAGTATATGTTCCAGAAATTTGGCCAACAGAGGTACGTTTAAGAGGCTCAGGCTTTTGTAATGCAGTTGGACGAATTGTTACAATTTTTACGCCGTATGGAATTGCGTGGGTATTAACACAATTTGGTCAGGTAGCGGTATTTGTTACGATTGGCTCTATATTAGGAGTTGTAGCATTAGTAGTAGCAATTTTAGGCGTAGAAACAAGGTTCAAATCAATGGAGGAAATTGGTAGAGAGGCTTTTGGTGAGGATTAAGAGCTGTTAGTAAAATGGGTGGAACAATACATGGTGATTTTAAAAGGAGTAAGGTGATATTGGATGAAGTATAGGTTGTCGATGGAAAAATATAATCATCGCTATTTTATGCTGATTCCAATATTTTCATCTTAGTGAGGAAGTGACTGATTCGGGGGGATAAAGATGCTTAAGGAAACTACAGCAGAGCAGTCTGAACAAAATAGAAATGTACAATATCCTAAGTTTTTGCCATTAGGAGATCAAGTAATTGTGGCTCAATTTGAAAAGGAAATAACAATTAATGTAAATCAAAAAGTATTAAGCTTTGCACAAGAGGTTGAGGCCATAAATATTTCAGGTGTCACACAAATTATTCCTACATTTTGCACGGTTGCGATACGTTATAATCCTTTAATCATAACGTATAAAGCATTAACAGAAGAACTTGATAGGATAAAGGGTCACATCATTATTAATCAATATAAAGACCATAAGTCGAAAAATATTATTCATATTCCAGTCGTGTATGGAGGAAAATATGGTTCAGATATTGAATATGTTGCTGAAAACAC is part of the Lysinibacillus sp. FSL K6-0232 genome and harbors:
- a CDS encoding nicotinate phosphoribosyltransferase, with protein sequence MTYTDDSFMLHTDLYQINMAQAYWQDGIHQRKAIFELYFRKLPFGNGYAIFAGLKKVVEFMKNFGFSASDIQYLREQGGYPEEFLQYLQEMKFTGTIVGMKEGELVFANEPILRIEAPLAQAQLIETPLLNIVNYQTLIATKASRIKQVVGEDIVMEFGTRRAHEFDAALWGTRAAYIGGFSATSNVRAGKLFGIPVSGTHAHAMIQAYQDEYMAFKKYAAAHKDCVFLVDTYDTLRSGVPNAIRVAKELGNTINFIGIRLDSGDLAYLSKMARKMLDDAGFTQAKIMASNDLDEYTIMHLKSQGAQINAWGIGTKLITAYDQAALGGVYKLVSIENGDGELVDTIKISANPEKVTTPGRKRVYRIINNENGHAEGDYIALDEENIQQVERLKMFHPIHTYISKFVTNFTAIELHDSIIENGKIVYKEPTLQEIQAYAKESLQLLWCEYKRTLNPEEYPVDLSQACWDNKMASIQAVKEKVSRRMKM
- the nadD gene encoding nicotinate-nucleotide adenylyltransferase translates to MARIGIYGSSFDPITNVHLWTASTVAHRCKLDQVIFLPCSSKRKDKTIQTKDMHRWNMLQLAIAKDERFIADSYEMEQEGWNIYTYDTMKYFRVKHPNDEVHFIMGADLLADIGAGLWKKGDALVAENKFIVMARHGIDMLSTISRSPILRNNDDGRFHLIDKGLAMEISSTYIREEFAMGGEPRYLLPDACYDYIKEHQLYQKS
- a CDS encoding IS1182 family transposase; its protein translation is MSNQKITNEEYTTQTTLLLEVQEKPVSKRQLAPTFKPYNNHQSFFIYDLQELIPENHVARVVDEMIEDIPDELLFQHYLGGGRSSYHPKMMLKVILYAYSQKVYSCRGIEKLIRESIPAMWLAGMQNPDFRTINFFRGYRMKTLMDELFENMIHQLIEKGYITFEDYFLDGTKLEANANKYSFIWKKSTVRFEEKLKEKIKENLQHIHELAQTEEMELEEIPEEDVTSGQLTTLSHQLETQVNTLTAEIEATKEVSVRKELRSRRSALKKPIKLIQENFIPRIQKYQAYHETFGDRNSFSKTDTDATFMRMKEDHMKNGQLKPGYNVQMATENQFILYYSIHQRPTDTRCFIPHLEKLAASTLPMPKTVIADAGYGSEENYLYAIGEEKEPRFDYLIPYNTYLKENTRKYKNNIKNAKNWDYQEKDDWFICPNGRKVLFKKYQNKKNASGFQQSYKIYECEDCSDCPLKAQCTTAKGNRQVHWNTVFEEMKAKAKAALECEEKAAIYARRKIEVESVFGHIKGNRSFRRFLLRGLDKVHVEFGIVALAHNLLKVAAIRQLLSGNKRIDKKSGGEKRDVFLLQIYFKDLWDSPFMTSDKADAL
- a CDS encoding SLC13 family permease; amino-acid sequence: MNVQLTLTFLILGATIFAFITNKIRADLVALISLLAFVITDILTPAEALAGFSNSVVLMIAGLFVVGAGILRTGLAGMAGQLLLKWSGNSELKLFVLLLIIVGTVGAFMSNTGTVALMMPIVVSIAISMKVSPSKFLLPLSYVASLSGLMTLIASPTNLIVNQLLIDRGYSKLGFFEITPIGIVGMIAGISYLVLVRNILLPKDQNRTQTNEGYKLSPKKIIKQYDLNNRLFKVFVPDDSPIIETSLAELKLPAKYTLCMMKIHRKSQEGINLLPMTYQEMAGPTSVIHAKDELYVQGEEEDIRRFAEDYHLEVQGLVKGEADELVSKHLGIAEVLLTPNSSFINETVSSLGFREKYNLNIIGINRRGGYKLQDMVSHKLKFGDAILVQGAWDEILLLARETQDVVVVGQPREHASVAAATGKAGIAGIIMLLMIILMAFEIFPAVISVMIGAVLMILTGCLRNMEDAYSNMNFESIVLVAAMLPMATALEKTGGMTILSDGIIHALGDYGPYGVLIGVYLLTAVFGQFISNTATAVLFAPIAMSAAIAMEVSPTTFMIGVAVAASMAFATPIASPTNALVMTAGGYKFMDFVRIGIPLQIVMFIVMMVAIPFFFPF
- a CDS encoding RraA family protein, with protein sequence MIYRMESIEKKVSKEFVDAFGKISTTIIGDALGRFNCMSSIKHFNKPGIRLKGTAFTVKTSAGDNLMIHKAIHMAEPGDIIVIDGGGFESRALLGEIMSSIGQKRGLAGFVVDGAIRDPEEIKELGFPVYAKGATPAGPFREGPGQINVPIICAGAIVNPGDLIIGDDNGITVIPCAQANNEVLQEALRIEAMEKNQLEQIEAGTLNYDWIDEALMKKGVLGGTRV
- a CDS encoding pyridoxal phosphate-dependent aminotransferase, whose product is MTLLNAEVFNHLSESKTVAINDKARSLIEQGKDVINLGGGEPDFDTPHNIINIAEEAMKEGKTHYVNSPGIPELREAIAAKLRNVDNCNYHASQIIVTPGGKLALYIALMSVVNPDDEVIIVNPAWVSYEPLITMVGGKTIYVSLDQKDNFTLKGHLIAEACTAKTKAIIINTPNNPTGRVLKQEEIAELRKVAKEHNLIVISDEVYDRLTYDGHQFISVASDPELLTRTITVQSFSKGYAMTGWRLGYLALPEELCSAALKAQQHMMTCTTSFVQIAGIAALKNSEEEVIKMKNRYEERLDFVVESLNKISGVKCEKPEGAFYVFPEIDFKGFDSYQLAEYLLEEVGVAVTPGEAFGPEYKKNVRISCANSDELLKEAMQRMTKAFS
- a CDS encoding D-2-hydroxyacid dehydrogenase, which translates into the protein MNIVILDGYTLNPGDLSWDKLSEVGEVTVYDRTPNNLIVERAAEAELVLTNKTPLTKETFAQLPKLKYVGILATGYDVVDIEAAKERNIVVANIPAYGTHSVAQMVFALLLEHCQRVQRHSDAVRAGEWTNNPDWCFWNYPLTELAGKKFGIIGFGRIGYQTAQIASALGMSIIAYNRHQREVDLPYFQWADNLTDLLQEADVISLHCPLTPETEEIINRDNLAIMKGSAIIINTSRGKLINNQDLADALNNEVIAGAGLDVLDIEPPSALNPLLSAKNCLITPHISWATKEARGRLLDMAIDNVKAFMAGTTQNII
- a CDS encoding MFS transporter; the encoded protein is MAKQNDIGARMDRLPISKWHQSVFWLIGIGILIDGFDNYMGGAVLAQLIENGWSNNYLNAAFTSATMAGLFIGSILAGLLGDHKGRKFAYQINLLIFGIASIAAAFATDMVTLIILRGIIGIGLGAELVVGFATFPEFIPSRVRGKWSAKLSLLANFAPPIATLTGLLVMPALGSELGWRAMFMIAGVAALILWVARHGLPESPRWFAARGELDKAEAILSKVEQDIEKETGTKLPPVMEADIDVGQEVKKVPFSSLFKGNLLRRTILGSFVLIGMNTAIYSIMTWIPTLFVQSGITVSKSLLMTTIILFGAPFGVFVATKIIDKFPRKWLAVGLLVTIAILGYIYALQSSEILIMIIGFILITVLYIYVCLSSAVYVPEIWPTEVRLRGSGFCNAVGRIVTIFTPYGIAWVLTQFGQVAVFVTIGSILGVVALVVAILGVETRFKSMEEIGREAFGED